A region of Massilia sp. WG5 DNA encodes the following proteins:
- the pheT gene encoding phenylalanine--tRNA ligase subunit beta, producing the protein MQFSESWLRSMVDPKMTSDELSHLLTMSGLEVEEVEAVAPPFSNVVVAEVKEVAKHPNADRLNVCQVDVGSGTLLNIVCGAPNVRAGMKAICAKAGAVLPPGADGKPFEIKVGKLRGVESQGMMCSAKELKISEESSGLMELPADAPVGQNIRDYLGLNDQKFTIKLTPNKADCLSVLGVAREVSALTGSPLSFPAARIVPVSSDEILPVKVSAPDLCGRFTGRVIRGLNARAATPEWMKRRLERSGQRSVSALVDISNYVMLETGQPSHVFDLARIHGSIDVRWGKKGESLKLLNGNTVEVDEWVGVIADDKEIESLAGIMGGDSTAVTLDTTDIYLEAAFWWPGAIQGRARRFNFSTDAAHRFERGVDYAATVERIERITSLINEICGTPETRVGPVDDQIVNLPQRQPVMLRTARAQKVIGVAIDDDTVADIFTRLGLPFEREPGRFTVTAPSYRFDIEIEEDLIEEIARVYGFENIPALPPSAPSAMLIEPENTRSLFAIRHQLADLGYQEVVNMSFVESQWEADFAGNRDPIRLQNPIASQMSVMRSNLIGSLIANVRYNLNRKAGRVRVFEVGAVFHRNPEAKDGPLAIAGFDQPKRVAAMAYGPAFDEQWDMPTRAVDYFDVKGDLEALFAPRSLRFSKLEHPALHPGRSAQVELDGRVIGFVGELHPRWLQKYDLPQAPVLFEVDAEALRERIVPSYVEISKFPGATRDLALVVKQDVPAQALLDAFKAELASNAHGKLVQAVVLFDEYRGKGLEQDEKSLAFRFSLQDTQSTLQDDAVEAIMAALATAAAQQHGARLRA; encoded by the coding sequence ATGCAATTCTCTGAAAGCTGGCTCCGTTCCATGGTCGATCCGAAGATGACTTCGGACGAACTCTCCCACCTGCTCACGATGTCCGGCCTCGAGGTCGAAGAGGTCGAGGCGGTCGCGCCGCCGTTCTCGAACGTGGTGGTGGCCGAAGTCAAGGAAGTGGCCAAGCACCCGAACGCCGACCGCCTGAACGTCTGCCAGGTCGACGTGGGTAGCGGTACGCTGCTGAACATCGTCTGCGGCGCGCCCAACGTGCGCGCGGGCATGAAGGCGATCTGCGCCAAGGCCGGCGCCGTGCTGCCGCCGGGCGCCGACGGCAAGCCCTTCGAAATCAAGGTCGGCAAGCTGCGCGGGGTCGAGTCGCAGGGCATGATGTGCTCGGCCAAGGAACTGAAGATCTCGGAAGAGAGCAGCGGCCTGATGGAACTGCCGGCCGATGCGCCGGTCGGCCAGAACATCCGCGACTACCTGGGCCTGAATGACCAGAAGTTCACCATCAAGCTGACCCCGAACAAGGCGGACTGCCTGTCGGTGCTGGGCGTGGCGCGCGAAGTGTCGGCCCTGACCGGCTCGCCGCTGAGCTTCCCGGCCGCACGCATCGTGCCGGTGAGCAGCGACGAGATCCTGCCGGTGAAAGTCTCGGCGCCGGACCTGTGCGGCCGCTTTACCGGCCGCGTGATCCGTGGCCTGAACGCGCGCGCCGCCACCCCCGAGTGGATGAAGCGCCGCCTGGAACGCAGCGGCCAGCGCTCGGTGTCGGCCCTGGTCGACATCTCCAACTACGTGATGCTGGAAACCGGCCAGCCTTCGCACGTGTTCGACCTGGCCAGGATCCACGGCAGCATCGACGTACGCTGGGGCAAGAAGGGCGAATCGCTCAAGCTCCTGAACGGCAATACCGTCGAGGTCGACGAATGGGTCGGCGTGATCGCCGACGACAAGGAAATCGAATCGCTGGCCGGCATCATGGGCGGCGACTCGACCGCCGTGACGCTCGACACGACCGATATCTACCTGGAAGCCGCCTTCTGGTGGCCGGGCGCCATCCAGGGCCGCGCGCGCCGCTTCAACTTCTCGACCGATGCGGCGCACCGCTTCGAGCGCGGCGTCGACTACGCCGCCACCGTCGAGCGCATCGAGCGCATCACTTCGCTGATCAACGAGATCTGCGGCACGCCCGAGACCAGGGTCGGTCCGGTCGACGACCAGATCGTCAACCTGCCGCAGCGCCAGCCGGTCATGCTGCGCACCGCGCGCGCCCAGAAAGTGATCGGCGTGGCGATCGACGACGACACCGTCGCCGACATCTTCACCCGCCTGGGCCTGCCGTTCGAGCGCGAGCCGGGCCGCTTCACCGTCACCGCGCCGTCCTACCGTTTCGACATCGAGATCGAGGAAGACCTGATCGAGGAAATCGCGCGCGTGTACGGCTTCGAGAACATCCCGGCGCTGCCCCCTAGCGCGCCGTCCGCCATGCTGATCGAGCCGGAAAACACCCGTTCGCTGTTTGCGATCCGCCACCAGCTGGCCGACCTCGGCTACCAGGAAGTCGTCAACATGAGCTTCGTGGAAAGCCAGTGGGAAGCCGACTTTGCCGGCAACCGGGATCCGATCCGCCTGCAGAACCCGATCGCCAGCCAGATGAGCGTGATGCGCTCGAACCTGATCGGCAGCCTGATCGCCAATGTGCGCTACAACCTCAACCGCAAGGCCGGCCGCGTGCGCGTGTTCGAAGTGGGCGCCGTGTTCCACCGCAATCCGGAAGCCAAGGACGGCCCGCTGGCGATCGCCGGTTTCGACCAGCCCAAGCGCGTCGCCGCCATGGCCTACGGCCCGGCTTTCGACGAGCAGTGGGACATGCCGACCCGCGCGGTCGACTACTTCGACGTCAAGGGCGACCTGGAAGCGCTGTTCGCGCCGCGCAGCCTGCGCTTCAGCAAACTCGAGCATCCGGCCCTGCACCCGGGCCGCTCGGCCCAGGTCGAGCTGGACGGCCGCGTGATCGGCTTCGTCGGCGAGCTGCATCCGCGCTGGCTGCAGAAGTACGACCTGCCGCAGGCGCCGGTGCTGTTCGAGGTGGATGCCGAGGCCCTGCGCGAGCGCATCGTGCCGAGCTATGTCGAGATCTCGAAGTTCCCGGGCGCCACCCGCGACCTCGCGCTGGTCGTCAAGCAGGACGTTCCGGCCCAGGCGCTGCTCGATGCATTCAAGGCCGAGCTGGCGTCGAACGCGCATGGTAAACTCGTGCAAGCCGTTGTTTTATTTGATGAATATCGCGGCAAAGGTTTGGAGCAGGATGAAAAAAGTCTTGCTTTCCGCTTTAGCTTGCAAGATACTCAATCGACGCTGCAGGACGATGCCGTCGAGGCCATCATGGCTGCCTTGGCAACGGCAGCGGCACAACAACACGGCGCCAGACTGCGCGCCTGA
- the pheS gene encoding phenylalanine--tRNA ligase subunit alpha, whose translation MDLANVALEELVVSAQSDFGAAQDAAALENAKAKYLGKTGQVTELMKGLGKLDPEQRKAQGALINAAKEKIEQALTARREDLANAQLMARLNAESIDVTLPGRGRSPGGIHPVMRTWERVEQIFRSIGFDVADGPEIETDWTNFTALNSPENHPARSMQDTFYIEGQDSTGKPLLLRTHTSPMQVRYARTHTPPIKVIAPGRTYRVDSDATHSPMFHQVEGLWIGENISFADLKGVYLNFVKAFFETDDLQVRFRPSYFPFTEPSAEIDIAFGSGPLKGRWLEVSGAGQVHPIVVRNFGLDPEKYVGFAFGSGLERLTMLRYGINDLRLFYEGDLRFLKQFN comes from the coding sequence ATGGATCTCGCAAACGTCGCGCTGGAAGAACTCGTCGTCTCGGCTCAAAGTGACTTTGGTGCCGCACAAGACGCTGCCGCGCTGGAAAACGCAAAAGCGAAATACCTGGGCAAGACCGGCCAGGTGACCGAACTGATGAAGGGCCTCGGCAAGCTCGACCCGGAACAGCGCAAGGCCCAGGGCGCCCTGATCAACGCCGCCAAAGAAAAAATCGAACAGGCGTTGACGGCCCGCCGCGAGGACCTGGCGAATGCCCAGCTGATGGCGCGCCTGAACGCCGAGAGCATCGACGTCACCCTGCCGGGCCGCGGCCGCTCGCCGGGCGGCATCCACCCGGTCATGCGGACCTGGGAACGGGTCGAACAGATCTTCCGCTCGATCGGTTTCGACGTCGCCGACGGCCCGGAAATCGAGACCGACTGGACCAACTTCACGGCGCTGAACAGCCCGGAAAACCACCCGGCGCGTTCGATGCAGGACACCTTCTATATTGAAGGCCAGGACAGCACCGGCAAGCCGCTGCTGCTGCGCACCCACACCAGCCCGATGCAGGTGCGTTATGCCCGCACCCACACGCCGCCGATCAAGGTGATCGCGCCGGGCCGCACCTACCGCGTCGACAGCGACGCCACCCACTCGCCGATGTTCCACCAGGTCGAAGGCTTGTGGATCGGCGAAAACATCAGCTTTGCGGACCTCAAGGGCGTGTACCTGAACTTCGTGAAGGCCTTCTTCGAGACCGACGACCTGCAGGTGCGCTTCCGTCCGTCCTACTTCCCCTTCACCGAACCTTCGGCCGAGATCGACATCGCCTTCGGCTCCGGTCCGCTGAAGGGCCGCTGGCTGGAAGTCTCGGGCGCCGGCCAGGTCCACCCTATCGTCGTGCGCAATTTCGGCCTGGATCCGGAAAAGTACGTCGGCTTCGCGTTCGGCTCCGGCCTCGAGCGCCTGACGATGCTGCGCTATGGGATCAACGACCTGCGTCTCTTCTACGAAGGCGATCTCCGCTTCCTGAAACAGTTCAACTAA
- the rplT gene encoding 50S ribosomal protein L20, giving the protein MPRVKRGVTARARHKKVLELAKGYRGRRSKVFRIAKQAVMRAGQYAYRDRRNKKRVFRALWITRINAASRSHGMTYSAFMNGLKKAAIELDRKVLADMAVNDKPAFAAIVNTVKTKLAA; this is encoded by the coding sequence ATGCCTCGAGTAAAACGTGGGGTTACTGCACGTGCCCGTCATAAGAAGGTTCTTGAGCTTGCCAAAGGCTATCGTGGCCGCCGCAGCAAAGTATTCCGTATTGCCAAGCAAGCAGTCATGCGCGCTGGCCAGTACGCATACCGCGACCGCCGCAACAAGAAGCGCGTCTTCCGCGCACTGTGGATCACCCGTATCAACGCGGCTTCGCGTTCGCACGGCATGACCTACAGCGCATTCATGAACGGCCTGAAGAAAGCCGCGATTGAACTGGACCGTAAAGTCCTGGCCGACATGGCTGTGAACGACAAGCCGGCATTTGCCGCTATCGTGAACACCGTCAAGACCAAGCTGGCTGCCTGA
- the rpmI gene encoding 50S ribosomal protein L35, protein MPKMKTKSSAKKRFRVRPGGTVKSGMAFKRHILTKKTTKNKRQLRGTRNINASDVQSVYRMMPSAV, encoded by the coding sequence ATGCCGAAAATGAAAACCAAAAGCTCCGCGAAAAAGCGTTTTCGCGTGCGCCCGGGTGGTACCGTTAAATCGGGTATGGCGTTCAAGCGTCACATCCTGACCAAGAAGACCACCAAGAACAAGCGCCAACTGCGTGGCACCCGCAACATCAATGCGTCGGACGTCCAGAGCGTCTACCGCATGATGCCGTCTGCTGTTTAA
- the infC gene encoding translation initiation factor IF-3 — protein sequence MATDKSSHRINGEITYPEMRLNGVENEPLGIVSLADAFRMAEEANVDLVEIAPNAVPPVCRLMDYGKFKYSEQKKAHEAKLKQKIIQVKEVKFRPGTDEGDYTIKLRNLVKFLEEGDKTKITLRFRGREMAHQDIGARMLERLRGDLEPYGQVEQFPKMEGRQMIMVVAPKKKK from the coding sequence ATAGCTACTGACAAGTCGTCGCATCGCATCAATGGCGAAATCACCTATCCGGAAATGCGTCTGAATGGCGTAGAAAATGAGCCGCTGGGCATCGTAAGCCTGGCTGACGCATTCCGTATGGCCGAGGAAGCGAACGTGGACCTGGTGGAGATCGCGCCAAACGCGGTTCCGCCCGTCTGCCGCCTGATGGACTACGGCAAGTTCAAGTACTCGGAGCAGAAGAAAGCGCACGAAGCGAAGCTGAAGCAGAAGATCATCCAGGTCAAGGAAGTCAAATTCCGCCCGGGTACGGACGAGGGTGACTACACCATCAAGCTGCGTAACCTGGTCAAATTCCTGGAAGAGGGCGACAAGACCAAGATCACGCTGCGCTTCCGCGGCCGTGAGATGGCCCACCAGGATATCGGTGCGCGCATGCTGGAACGCCTGCGCGGCGACCTCGAGCCCTATGGCCAGGTCGAGCAGTTCCCGAAGATGGAAGGCCGCCAGATGATCATGGTCGTGGCGCCGAAGAAGAAGAAGTAA
- the thrS gene encoding threonine--tRNA ligase, producing MLNVRLPDGSNRQFEGPVTVAQVAQNIAPSLAKAALAGKVNGKVVDTSFLIESDADLAIVTDKDPEGLDVIRHSTAHLLAYAVKELFPEAQVTIGPVIDNGFYYDFSYKRPFTPDDLAAIEKKMAELAKKDEPVTRKVLPRDEAVAYFKSIGENYKAEIIASIPANEDVSLYSEGGFTDLCRGPHVPSTGKLKVFKLMKLAGAYWRGDSKNEMLQRVYGTAWAKKEEQEQYLHMLEEAEKRDHRKLGKQLDLFHFQDEAPGLIFWHPKGWTIWQQVEQYMRKTYQATGYNEVKAPQIIDVTLWQKTGHWDNYRENMFTTESENRTYALKPMNCPGHVQIYNAGLRSYRDLPLRYGEFGQCHRNESSGALHGLMRVRGFTQDDGHVFCTEEQIAPEVVAFHAQAMKVYEDFGFANIDVKIALRPENRIGSDEVWDQAEEALRSALRGCGVEWTELPGEGAFYGPKIEYHLKDSLGRPWQVGTMQVDFSMPGRLGAEYVAEDNTRKVPVMLHRAIVGSMERFIGILIENYAGALPLWLAPVQVAILNISDAQASYVKEVEARLKAAGLRVHADLRNEKITYKIREHSVQKLPYILVVGDKERDANTVAVRARGNVDLGVMSVDALLERLLGEVATKAK from the coding sequence ATGCTGAATGTGCGACTTCCGGACGGCTCCAACCGTCAATTCGAAGGCCCCGTGACCGTGGCCCAGGTGGCGCAGAATATCGCTCCCAGCCTGGCCAAGGCTGCCCTGGCCGGCAAGGTCAACGGCAAGGTGGTCGATACCTCCTTCCTGATCGAATCCGACGCCGACCTGGCGATCGTCACCGACAAGGATCCCGAAGGCCTGGACGTGATCCGTCACTCGACCGCCCACCTGCTGGCGTACGCGGTCAAGGAACTGTTTCCGGAAGCCCAGGTCACCATCGGCCCGGTGATCGACAACGGTTTCTACTACGACTTCTCCTACAAGCGCCCGTTCACCCCGGACGACCTGGCCGCGATCGAAAAGAAAATGGCCGAGCTGGCCAAGAAGGATGAGCCGGTGACCCGCAAGGTCCTGCCGCGCGACGAGGCGGTCGCCTACTTCAAATCGATCGGCGAGAACTACAAGGCCGAGATCATCGCGTCGATCCCGGCGAACGAAGACGTGTCGCTGTATTCGGAAGGCGGCTTCACCGACCTGTGCCGTGGCCCGCACGTGCCGTCGACCGGCAAGCTGAAAGTGTTCAAGCTGATGAAGCTGGCAGGCGCCTACTGGCGCGGCGACTCCAAGAACGAGATGCTGCAGCGCGTCTACGGCACCGCCTGGGCCAAGAAGGAAGAGCAGGAGCAGTACCTGCACATGCTGGAAGAGGCCGAGAAGCGCGACCACAGGAAACTGGGCAAGCAACTGGACCTGTTCCACTTCCAGGACGAGGCCCCGGGCCTGATCTTCTGGCACCCGAAGGGCTGGACCATCTGGCAGCAGGTCGAGCAGTACATGCGCAAGACCTACCAGGCCACCGGCTACAACGAAGTCAAGGCGCCGCAGATCATCGACGTAACCCTGTGGCAGAAGACCGGCCACTGGGACAATTATCGTGAAAACATGTTCACGACCGAGTCGGAAAACCGCACCTATGCGCTGAAGCCGATGAACTGCCCGGGCCACGTGCAGATCTACAACGCCGGCCTGCGCTCCTACCGCGACCTGCCGCTGCGCTACGGCGAATTCGGCCAGTGCCACCGCAACGAGTCCTCGGGCGCGCTGCATGGCCTGATGCGCGTGCGCGGCTTCACCCAGGACGACGGCCACGTGTTCTGCACCGAAGAGCAGATCGCGCCGGAAGTGGTGGCCTTCCACGCCCAGGCGATGAAGGTGTACGAGGACTTCGGCTTCGCGAACATCGACGTCAAGATCGCCCTGCGCCCGGAAAACCGCATCGGCTCCGACGAAGTCTGGGACCAGGCCGAGGAGGCACTGCGCTCGGCCCTGCGCGGCTGCGGCGTGGAGTGGACCGAGCTGCCGGGCGAGGGCGCCTTCTACGGCCCGAAGATCGAGTACCACCTGAAGGACAGCCTCGGACGCCCGTGGCAGGTCGGCACCATGCAGGTCGACTTCTCGATGCCGGGCCGCCTTGGCGCGGAATATGTCGCAGAAGACAATACCCGCAAGGTCCCGGTGATGCTGCACCGCGCCATCGTGGGCTCGATGGAGCGCTTCATCGGCATCCTGATCGAGAACTATGCCGGCGCCCTGCCGCTGTGGCTGGCGCCGGTCCAGGTTGCGATTCTGAACATTTCTGATGCGCAAGCTTCCTATGTGAAAGAAGTGGAGGCCCGCCTGAAGGCTGCCGGCCTGCGCGTTCACGCTGATTTGCGGAACGAGAAGATTACCTATAAAATCCGGGAGCATTCCGTCCAAAAACTGCCGTACATCTTAGTTGTCGGCGATAAAGAGCGGGATGCCAACACTGTGGCCGTTCGCGCGCGCGGCAATGTCGACCTGGGCGTCATGTCCGTCGATGCGCTGCTGGAACGCCTCCTTGGCGAGGTGGCAACCAAGGCGAAATAA
- a CDS encoding cation diffusion facilitator family transporter, with protein MSDHSISSAHLHAHLDGDARHAHVIEGRSQAAMGLALGLTLLFAVIEAVTGWFSNSLALISDAGHMVTDAAALGLALMAQLIARRPPSARHSFGFVRAEALAAFVNSLAMLLLVAWIVYEASQRLVKPEAVQGGTVFVVAAIGACINILVAWVLSRGEQSINTRAALVNVLGDLLGSVAAIAAGAIIHFTGWVRIDPILSIFVSLLILKSTVDVLRESYHFLMEGVPQQIDYLGVGADLAAVPGVLSVHDLHVWDMSPGEPALIGHLEIADLNAWPEVMRAVKEMLLDKHGIDHITLQPEVHEN; from the coding sequence ATGTCCGACCACTCCATCTCGTCCGCCCACCTGCACGCCCACCTCGACGGCGACGCCCGCCACGCCCACGTCATCGAAGGCCGCAGCCAGGCTGCGATGGGGCTGGCGCTGGGCCTGACCCTGCTGTTCGCCGTGATCGAAGCCGTCACCGGCTGGTTCTCGAACTCGCTGGCCCTGATCTCGGACGCCGGCCACATGGTCACCGACGCCGCCGCCCTCGGCCTGGCGCTGATGGCCCAGCTGATCGCGCGGCGCCCGCCGTCGGCGCGCCACTCCTTCGGCTTCGTGCGCGCGGAGGCGCTGGCGGCCTTCGTGAACAGCCTGGCGATGCTGCTGCTGGTGGCCTGGATCGTCTACGAGGCCTCGCAGCGCCTGGTCAAGCCCGAGGCCGTGCAGGGCGGCACCGTCTTCGTGGTCGCCGCGATCGGCGCCTGCATCAACATCCTGGTGGCCTGGGTGCTGTCGCGCGGCGAGCAGAGCATCAACACCCGCGCCGCCCTGGTGAATGTGCTGGGCGACCTGCTCGGCTCGGTGGCCGCGATCGCCGCCGGCGCCATCATCCATTTCACGGGCTGGGTGCGGATCGACCCGATCCTGTCGATCTTCGTGTCGCTGCTGATCCTGAAGTCCACCGTCGACGTGCTGCGCGAGTCCTACCATTTCCTGATGGAGGGCGTGCCGCAGCAGATCGACTACCTGGGCGTCGGCGCCGACCTGGCCGCCGTGCCGGGCGTACTGTCGGTGCACGACCTGCACGTGTGGGACATGTCGCCGGGCGAGCCGGCCCTGATCGGCCACCTCGAGATCGCCGACCTGAACGCCTGGCCGGAAGTGATGCGCGCCGTGAAGGAAATGCTGCTCGACAAGCACGGCATCGATCACATCACGCTGCAGCCGGAAGTCCACGAGAACTAA
- a CDS encoding NAD(P)/FAD-dependent oxidoreductase, with translation MPTQDQVYDTLIVGGGPAGLTAAIYLRRFTRSVALVDKGNSRLRLIPVSHNYPGFPEGVPGHVLLGNLTVQLERYGGTVMPGEIVDLRIEDGLFVADYAAADAPEGECTQLRAHTVLLATGVADAGLPIENWREAIAFGSVRLCPVCDGFDVMDKRIAVATADTNPVGHALFMRTFSSDVTLFERGSPTMLDDADRRRLEAAGVRLVESPLCSVTMDAAMKPVMHTEDGENYSADVFYPMLGEQARSGLATKLGARTAQCDELVVDEHYATSVPGLYAIGDVVVGLNQIAVATGGAARAAVHIHNRLPPALRQAPARPAQAGWSAT, from the coding sequence ATGCCTACCCAAGATCAAGTCTACGACACCCTCATCGTCGGCGGCGGCCCCGCCGGCCTGACTGCCGCCATCTACCTGCGCCGCTTCACCCGCTCGGTCGCCCTGGTCGACAAGGGCAACAGCCGGCTGCGCCTGATTCCCGTTTCGCACAACTACCCGGGTTTTCCGGAAGGCGTGCCGGGCCACGTCCTGCTCGGCAACCTGACGGTGCAGCTGGAACGCTACGGCGGTACGGTGATGCCCGGCGAAATCGTCGACTTGCGCATCGAGGACGGCCTGTTCGTCGCCGATTACGCGGCCGCGGACGCGCCGGAAGGAGAGTGCACGCAGTTGCGCGCCCACACCGTGCTGCTGGCCACCGGCGTGGCCGATGCCGGCCTGCCGATCGAGAACTGGCGCGAGGCGATCGCCTTCGGCTCGGTGCGCCTGTGCCCCGTGTGCGACGGCTTCGACGTGATGGACAAGCGCATCGCCGTCGCCACCGCCGACACCAACCCGGTCGGCCACGCGCTGTTCATGCGCACCTTCAGCAGCGACGTCACGCTGTTCGAGCGCGGCTCGCCCACGATGCTGGACGACGCGGACCGGCGCCGCCTGGAGGCCGCCGGCGTGCGCCTGGTGGAGTCGCCGCTGTGCTCCGTGACCATGGACGCGGCGATGAAGCCGGTGATGCACACCGAGGATGGCGAGAACTATTCGGCCGACGTGTTCTACCCGATGCTGGGCGAGCAGGCGCGCTCCGGCCTGGCCACGAAGCTGGGCGCCCGTACCGCCCAGTGCGACGAGCTGGTGGTGGACGAGCACTACGCCACCTCGGTGCCCGGGCTGTACGCGATCGGCGACGTGGTCGTCGGCCTGAACCAGATCGCGGTGGCGACCGGCGGCGCCGCGCGGGCGGCGGTGCACATCCACAACCGGCTGCCGCCGGCATTGCGGCAGGCGCCGGCGCGGCCTGCGCAGGCGGGGTGGTCGGCGACCTGA
- a CDS encoding MlaD family protein, whose amino-acid sequence MADTFPANLPDEPKHVEAKALILLVVIGALIVAFFLYVMYARGVFEKTQRLVLVTDNSEGVIPGMDMSFAGFPIGRVRQVDLGQDGKVNIVVDIPKHDAKWLRTTSVFTLESSVVGQTRLRAYSGILTDPPLPDNAQRPVLRGDAAAEIPRLLSTARTLLENLENMTRPDSAIGNTLTNVETLSGRLTGKYGVLGTALGGDEEARKLLQTLQRVDGLLAKTDQRVFGKNGVMDDTQAAVRQLNGVLGDARATLQKVDAVLVEAQAVGANAKVATQDLGRLRGEVDASLRKVNRLVDEINRKWPFKRDEEIKLP is encoded by the coding sequence ATGGCGGACACCTTTCCTGCTAACTTACCCGATGAGCCGAAACACGTCGAAGCGAAGGCGCTGATCCTGCTGGTCGTGATCGGCGCCCTGATCGTCGCCTTCTTCCTCTACGTGATGTATGCGCGCGGCGTGTTCGAGAAGACCCAGCGCCTGGTGCTGGTGACCGACAACTCCGAAGGCGTCATCCCCGGCATGGACATGAGCTTCGCCGGCTTTCCGATCGGGCGCGTGCGGCAGGTCGATCTCGGCCAGGACGGCAAGGTCAATATCGTGGTCGACATCCCGAAGCACGACGCCAAATGGCTGCGCACCACCAGCGTCTTCACGCTCGAGAGCAGCGTGGTGGGACAGACCCGGCTGCGCGCCTACAGCGGCATCCTCACCGATCCGCCGCTGCCGGACAATGCGCAGCGCCCGGTGCTGCGCGGCGATGCCGCCGCCGAGATCCCGCGCCTGCTGTCGACCGCGCGCACCCTGCTCGAAAACCTCGAGAACATGACGCGTCCCGATTCCGCGATCGGCAACACGCTCACCAACGTCGAGACCCTCAGCGGCCGCCTGACCGGCAAATACGGCGTGCTGGGCACTGCCCTGGGCGGCGACGAAGAAGCGCGCAAGCTGCTGCAGACCCTGCAGCGCGTGGACGGCCTGCTGGCCAAGACCGACCAGCGCGTGTTCGGCAAGAACGGCGTGATGGACGACACCCAGGCCGCGGTCCGGCAACTGAACGGCGTGCTGGGCGACGCCCGCGCGACGCTGCAGAAGGTCGATGCGGTGCTGGTCGAAGCCCAGGCCGTCGGCGCCAACGCCAAGGTCGCGACCCAGGACCTGGGACGCCTGCGCGGCGAGGTCGACGCCAGCCTGCGCAAGGTGAACCGCCTGGTCGACGAGATCAACCGCAAGTGGCCGTTCAAGCGCGACGAGGAGATCAAGCTGCCATGA
- a CDS encoding ABC transporter permease, translating into MPISSLIYIKPRDWGARIGRYLGSWWAMLHLGAVALVMAMSPSTWHRANRLTTSAYIYASTWAVLPWFTLLTALVSLVIIRIVLVTAQSYGLSGFALEMMVRVLVLELIPLSAAMFAALRAGMAFDAGAMGLAARGVAPGDAAEATLRRVRRDLVPQVIANAFSVLSLAMVSSVIVLVLAYLNVYGISPWGLGDYTRTVGRVFDPTVTLGFVFKTVLFGLAVAVIPSAAILDMLRHRRRHRSNVQPGALRLLFVLLMIEASSLAVKYI; encoded by the coding sequence ATGCCGATCTCTTCGCTCATCTATATCAAGCCGCGCGACTGGGGCGCCCGCATCGGGCGCTACCTGGGAAGCTGGTGGGCCATGCTGCATCTCGGCGCCGTGGCGCTGGTGATGGCGATGTCGCCCTCGACCTGGCACCGCGCCAACCGGCTGACCACCTCGGCCTATATCTACGCCAGCACCTGGGCGGTGCTGCCCTGGTTCACGCTGCTGACGGCCCTGGTCAGCCTGGTCATCATCCGCATCGTGCTGGTGACGGCGCAGAGCTACGGCCTGTCGGGCTTCGCGCTGGAGATGATGGTGCGGGTGCTGGTGCTGGAGCTGATTCCCTTGTCGGCGGCGATGTTCGCGGCGCTGCGCGCCGGCATGGCCTTCGACGCCGGCGCCATGGGCCTGGCGGCGCGCGGCGTGGCGCCCGGCGACGCCGCCGAGGCCACCCTGCGCCGCGTGCGCCGCGACCTGGTGCCGCAGGTGATCGCGAATGCCTTTTCGGTGCTGAGCCTGGCCATGGTCAGCAGCGTGATCGTGCTGGTGCTGGCCTACCTGAACGTGTACGGGATCTCGCCCTGGGGCCTGGGCGACTACACCCGCACGGTGGGACGCGTGTTCGATCCGACCGTGACCCTGGGCTTCGTCTTCAAGACCGTGCTGTTCGGACTGGCCGTCGCGGTGATCCCGAGCGCCGCGATCTTGGACATGCTGCGCCACCGCCGCCGGCACCGCTCGAACGTGCAGCCGGGCGCGCTGCGCCTGCTGTTCGTGCTGCTGATGATCGAGGCCAGTTCGCTGGCTGTCAAATACATCTGA